ATTTGCAATTAAAACTTCCACTGCTATGCGACaattgaaactaatatatatataatttcactGTATTAATGAATGGCTTTCCTTCCACTCACTGTTGTCTACCAGAATCTGTATTATGCGCCTCTTGGTCACATTCAAACCTCCGTCGCCTCTGCAGTCGGCATGTCTTGGATTCTATGGCTGTTAACAAGAAGATAACAGCAAATTTCTTCATTTACCAAGGCACCAACATATCATGTAGTCTTTTCATGTTtgcagatttaaaaacaaaaaaactctacaGTCATGAAAGAAATCTCTGGGGCTGCAAGATGTTAAATAGAGTTCAGCTATCTATGAAATCGTAAGAATCTGACGCTACAAATGAATCGATCTCTCTTGACAGCACCATCTCAAGGTCTAGGAGAAAATGTGTGGCTATGTCCACATTTCAGGGGGGACTGAACCGCATCGAGACTCATCTCTTGGTTGGAAACTGTGGATTACTTTTTGATAAGTTCACTGTGATGTGGCTTTGTATCGACTGCGTACCTTTGATGGTGGTGCTGAATCAATGTCCTGGATGACTGCTGAAATGCCAACGTACAACTAATTAGTCATCAATAGTGCCTGTGACAGTGCCAGTGCTGGTAAAAATTGAGAATGTATAAATGTGACGATATAAAAGTTATTATTACATGTTACGAATTTACAGACTGACCGAGTGTCGATATCCCGGACATCTTTCAGTGAATCGTCATCGTCACGTTTTTTGTCAATACTGATATTAAACTGCtacatgacattaaaaaaaatcagattactGAAAAGGGCatggttattattttttcttgcaGAAATCTTCTTAACCTGGGCACTAGACAAGGACTGACATCATAAAGGTCATGCAGGAGAGTACGAGTACACCAGAGTGTACGAGTTTATTTGTTCTGTTCAAAGGCGATGTGGTGGCAAAGACTGCATCCGTCAAATTTCTTGGCACTGGCAGGTTGCAGATGTTCCCTTCACAACAAGAAGTGCAAACctataagaaaagtaaaaataaaactcagtTAAACAGAACTATAGCTAAAGAAATTTAACTAAATTACATTTCATGCTCAAATAACATCCCACTTATAAAGCTTATTCCCTTCCCTCATTGCACAATTTTACTTGAGCCATGGTTTTTAGTCAGGAATGGCTAGGACAGAAAACATAGGCATATGTGAAGCTATTCGCTTTATCATTGAATTGTTAATTGCCAAGGAgatcataatttatttttattaaacagaataaagaTAACATAGCGATGGGATTCAGGAATAGTGGAGAAAATGAAATTGAGAAAAAGACTCCTTAAAGCATGGCTGACGATAGCAAAGAGAGCTGCAAAAATACAGCACAGAATATTGGAAAAGAAGGTGAGTGAAGGTACAACACACCATGAGGTATATTAAGTAGTCTTGAGAGTGAGAAAAGCAGACTGTGCTTAAATCCACAAACTAGGCCATTGGGAAAAGAGTATTGTGATTGATCATAATGAGGCCAAGAACACCCAGATGATATGCATGGAGATGCTTCTAGATGAGCAGAGTTAGTAATAATGAGGGTCATCATAAAACAAAAGTGCTTAAGCAGGAAGTTTTTAGAAGTGAAGCTTGtggaaatgtttaaaacaagAAGGGGGGGGGGACAAAAAGGTGGGCTCAACTGAAACATCTCATGCCTACAAATGGTAAGATTATTTGATAATTTGATTTTCTGAGCTGCCAATAAAAAGCACCACAACTAACAGTTAAGCAAATGAACAGCAACAGTTAAAAAGGGCATAACAGTCTTCATCCTTTAGAGGCGAAACGTCACCCATAATGTGACCTTCAGATTGGCGTTCCGATAGGAAACAAATTAAGTCCCTGTCTTTATTAAAGATGCATCACATGCTGTCATGTGTACTCGACTGCCAGGCAATGGCAGCTACATATGTAGTAACAGCTACAACAAACCCAGACGTTACTGACATCGACAAAGATGATGGtcaaaatgtaaaacagaagCAAATAAGGAAATAACTACTGGgaacaacaaacaaataataacgCATATACCATGTTAGAATTATTTAGAATCTCATAGAACATTATTTGCTATGTTTAAGGGTGACAGGACTTGACAAGGCTCTATGGTTTAATCATGatagaagggattaaaaaaaggaaatgtctcACTCCAGTACACTCATTATGTCTGAAAGGAAACAAATCCAGTAGGACCACGAGATGAAAGGCCAGAATTCAGAGGCCAAGGAAAAGAAATGTCCGGAAACAGGCCAAGTTTGTTGCcagaaaatcttaaaaacaaaactaaaagctTCTTAGCTAAAACTATACAGAGAATCCCTAACCAAAGTCTTCACATAGCacatcatttaaaattattttaatccaaaaacaacaaaaatatgggGTCAAAGATAAACTTCTAGTAAGGCAAAATGATAATTATGACAATACTAAGGAAAAGGATGGTTCATTGGTGCATGAGTTATGGGGAAAGTTGAAGCTGGTGAAGCAGGCAATAAAGGAGagctaaaagaaagaaagaaggataaGGCATCCAAGAGTGGAAGTAAACACTAGTAGGAACTGAGTAAATCACTAGTGTCTCAAGAGAAGTggttacaataagaaaaacaaactgtGGCCAAGAAGGCAAATGGAAATagtcaaatattttaaagtgatAAAGCACTTCAGTAGGAGTCCATTTAGCATTCATGACTATTTAGGATATCAGCACTGGTGAAGACAATAGTGGTTCATATGAAACTGGATAAGAACTCTTCTATGCTGGTGACTGTTTACTGAAACTGAACTAGTAAGGCACGCTAAGCTAAACAGCTATGAAAGCAGAAAGCTGGGAGGATGAAATATTAACAAACTGATAGcggataaagggaaacatttatgAAACCTATGGGAGTTGTGTAGTGCATGGGAGTCAGGCAGAGCATTTCAAGTGAAAAGGCCACAGAGGAGGTGAAGACAAGGCTGTTGATCAATGAATGAGAAGGAGAGGTGGGTCTTCAGTTCAACAGCTTGATTCCATGTGAACACGTTTCCTCTGCATGCACTGCTCTCATTTCCATgaagtatttattaaaaaaattttttagcaaaaaatgcatgtgtattGCCCGTTTTGTGCATATGACTGTTCAACTTGACATATGAACTACGTGAcacgagtaacatgagatttttttcatggacgttttttattgtttgctgttgtgcaGAGTTTGTTCTCCATAGACACTCACTCTGTCTGAAAGTTAATCATCTTCATTCCCCATAAAACAGGAGATTAAATATTTTACTCAGTCGTCACTATAAACTACATGGAGCATattataacatattaaaaaaatataatttctgggTGGAGTATTCATTTGAAGTTATCTATCCATGTAGTTTAAGACTGAATTTTGTGGTAACATGGAGTCAGATCCAAAGAAAACTAACAGACACCACACAGAATTGTGGATTCATTGAAGACTCAGTCCATTGTGGGGAATTTTTAATCAATTCACAATAAAACCTGAAAGCAAAAATGATATAGTGGCAGTAGTTAAACTTTTAACACATGCAACAAAATACATATTAACACCAAGTGTGGTAAATAATAAAAGTGCAATAGTGATTCATTTAACAGAATTAATGGTGCTTTATTCAGCTTAGCACAAAAGTCAAAAGTATTACAAGACTATGGCAACATCTGCACATTTGAGTTTAAAGGCCACATCCATGCTCAAAGGTCACGTCTCAGAGTTCACATGAATTCCATGATGACGTAGAAGAGATGATGGTCCTGTATGGCAGATGTAGCCCACATTCTAAGACGCTTGTCTACAGATACAGTTCAATGATAAAGTGCAGTTTCCTCATTTATCATTGTCAATTTCAAATGACAGCCCTTGGGAAATTTTGCCGTTTACTTTGTGTATGATGCTCAGCTCTGTTATTCACCACTTaaggagacagaaaaaaataatcccaATGTCAGTGGGGTATGGGTGCCATTTTTCATATTTACTGTGAAGTGACGCTCCCCTATGGCTCAAATGCACACTGACTAGCATCTGTACTGCTAGTGGCAAGCGATTGTAAGCATCTCTTACAAAATCAATTTGACAAGGTACCTCATATGTTCAGAGTTCTCATCAAAGCCCACACCACCAAAATTACAAACCCCCAGGTCTCCCTTCAATATGTTCCTCACCTTGTGTCCCATATGATCTATGGGAGTGCATCCAGTTGACAAGCATTCCTCCAGAGGTACACACCGCTTAGTAACTGATATACTCTCCCCTTGAGAATCCATTTTATGGAGTGTAAAACAATATcttgtttctaaaaaaaaaaaaaaaaaagacaagcacAATTTATTTCATGGCAATATGTAGAGTAAAATTACTGTCACTGACTGTAACCTGACTGATATGTGCTAACTTGCAAATCGTCCATATCCTCAAATTTTAAAACAGAGTTTataagatttttacatttatacagattAAAAATTTCTGTGACAAATAACTGCATTTGATtcttaataagaaaaataaaacaaggaacTACTGTAAGTCATGAGGCACTCTAACATAGTAGAAGGCTGATTTTGGACCGTGTGGCATTTCCGCAGGGTGTGTCTATAGTGGCCTTTCAAAAATagaccagaatgacaaaacagaCTTTGTAGTGAATTTCTATAGGTCAACATTACATTCCAGCTGGGGCAATAGCTAAAAATAACTTGGTTAACCTCAAAATAACATTACAAATGTTTTACTATATTTAGTGAAGTGACTGTTTTTAAACGTCTGTACACATTTTATATAGGGGTATACACCAGACCTTTCTTCATCTGTTATTATCTATTACAGACTGCAGAAGAAGCTCTCAGTCCATCCCTGCAAACAAGCAGAATCCaaggtggacaaaaaaaaacactcctgtTTTTTCCAAATAAAAGTCAGGAAGAATCAGCGAAGGAGgtaaacataaaacaataatgtagaaGAGAACCAATAATCCTACTTCCTTTTTGTGAAGACTTAACTAACCACCTACCACAAGGAACACTCCCAGTATCACTTCCAACTCTCCCTCTCTCAGTCATGACCTGGCTTCCACCTGTCAGTTGAGCCCCTGCAAACACTTCCTCCTCCTAACTCCAAACTCAACTAAAATCTGATGTTGTGGCGGCTAAATATTACTATCTAGAAAACACTTTTGGGGAAATCCTAGGAACCAATTTTGAGGTCACATATGCTGTGCAGAATCCCTGTGGCCAAATGTCTATGGCTCTCTCTGGTGGATCCTGGTGCTTCTACATTCCTGAATTCTATTAGGATTTAAAAGGGTGGTAAGTTCACGTGTAGCCCATCTTCTGCACTCGACAGTCATAGTGCATATATGATAATATCTTTGAATCCTGTGCTGCTCTCTCACTGACTGGGGTATTTCTAAGGTGGTTCCCTACTGACCAGGATGCAGTACTATGGTTTGCAGTAAGTAACCACTGGGCTAACTCTAGTGACATACTAATCTTGGCTTGGGCATGATGGTGACCTTTTCTACTGTGAGAGCCCCTTCTCTTTTCGGGACGTTGTAAGGTTCTGTATGTGTCTGGTAGAACCGCCTGCTGTTTGAAATACAAGTTGTTACCAGTCCTGGATTTATACCATATGCAGTTAGGATCTGGTTTAAGTGAGTTTTTCCATGGCACATAGAGATTTACAGGTTGGCCTTTACTCACATTCCAGTGCCTCAAGACCATACACACATGAGATAAGGCATTTATCTAAAAGGAAAATACAATTAGATCATTATAATCTCACTACAAGAATGTGCATTAGAAGACCAATATGTTACTCTTTTAGACAGATGCTACAGGCAAAATGCCTGGATGCACAAGTAATATCAGGTCTCCCACTGACTGTGAACTTCAGACAATTTTGAAAAGCACTGTTCACATGGTGTCCTCACTACTTGTGTTTACTAATACAGTAGAATCTTGCTTATCCGACATTCCAGATTACCTgatgtcccaccgcaaaaaaaaaataaaaaaaatgcatcaatcgacaaaaagaactgcaagttgcgagcgtagtctattttttgttgctcctgaCTCTactgcagctaattacagtggaacctcggtttgcgagcataattcgttctggaaatgtgcttgcagtccaaagcactcgtacagtatatcaatgcgaatttccccataagaaataatggaaactcaagtactattcatataaaaatgagtaatacaaaatataaagtaaaaatacataaatccatTTTTGCCATAAAAGTGAATTcgaaaagattgcggacatgctattAGCACTTGCCGTCGATGAGTGATACAacgaacaaggaacattataaatgcgcagggcacagtattactttcccccaaccctgcctgactgctgtgtctgtgtataggagaatggcagattccgctaaaataaataactgcgctgttgctgtttcaagctgaataaagctggtgtttctaaagtattgagactcagcttcgtgtttttgGGTGCAAGATGGGGATTTGCACGTCACAGCACGCaagtcacagcacaaacacacacacacgcagtcacaatgctgtagtaaacagtatacgcttgtacggatgttgtcTATACGAGTGACAGAGTTAAGGGTCTAGAAAcagcaattaattacattgagcaacaagatgaagctacaggaatcgacataatgatgctgcataGATGGCAAGACTTGGCAGcaaagaaacggcactcgtcaggaaagcagactacgatcaaaaatgtctttaaatcatcacaggactgaactttttaagtacagtacatactgtatttaacttcagacaattctgtaacatTTTTCAGTTAATCTATTCTGCTGTTTTgctgtaaaacatgattattaggtttgtaatgtgtaaaataataacatagtttgacgtttaatagtctttttcttaacacctctcattatccaacattttcacttatccaatcttctgccggcccgtttatgtcggataagcgagactctactgtatatttgttacatattaaaaaataaaacaacaagctCTAAAGCCACCAATTAATGATTTTACAACAAATGTTGTGCCCAATAGACGTGAAGGCCTGCTCAGCCTTTTAACGCAAACTATAGAAAACTGACTAAAACAGATTTTCCTGTACAAGAAAAGCTAAAGATAATCGGTATACACCACAAAATGTGCTCAAACAATATgaagtaataaaacaaacaaatgtgtcTATTACAAGAAAACACGCGGATAATTTTAgtgtcaaaaacaaattattttgcaCAATTAAGGCTCCAGAAAAATATCCACACCACATAACCTTCTCACTAGAAGAGACcctttgagcaaaaaaaaaaaaacacgccaAGTACAAGGAAAGCAACAAAAAAGAAGACAGACCCTTAGGACGCATCAGGGACAGCTAAATCTACAGGGAGTTTCCTATGAAGCTTGTCCACTATCAGAGCAACTAAAAACTTCACAAAATCTGCCTGTACTAAGTATGTCTATTTCCTTCCAGATCTTCATGACTTTGTTCAGTTTTGAAACATTTTAGGTTACTCTGAGAGGAAAACGCCTCAGATTTAAAGCCACACACGTTGATTTATAAATATACCGACTGGACACTTTCTGTGATACACTGGCCTAACAAGCAGGTCACAATAGAATGAATTCATTAGGGCATGGACAAAACAGATGTCGGACACGTGACACTAGGATGGTAGCCAGTGTCAGGTCCAACACGTCACACTTGCTGGGGGTGGATCTCTACTATAAATAGCTTGGTGCATAACTATAAATAGCTTGTGTTTTGCTTATTCTCCTTCTGAACAGCACGCACACATACCTGTCTACCTGACATAAACAGCACTGTGTACTCAAATGATATGGATACTGATTGAGAAGTCAGGTACATGGGAGGGGCAGGTGCATCAGATAAAGTGACCACTCCGTCTGCAATGTTAAGTATGTCAACGTCTTACTCTGAATTCCTAACCTGACCTATCGATAGCTTAGAACAGAACAAATGAATACAGGGAAGTGTCAGATCACAGGAGCAAAAGACAGTGGTCTGCACACAAGGGTAAAGGTAAGCACATTACTGAAAAGTGCAAGACTCAAGACCTTGTTGAGAATAGAAAGAAATTATACACCAGTCAGATTCTTGCTCTGAAACTTTTACCAGTGCCACACTATTTCACTACCTGGGATTGACTGGCTTTCAACACCACAAAGAGGAAAAAAGATCTGCTGGCCACATGGGGCAGAGGCAgggaaatgaaatacaaaaaacactggAAAGAACAGACTGAGATAAGCTGGCTGTGGAGCAAGAAAACTAAAATTGTCTCAATAGTGCTGTGGACTTATCAAAATAACTTTCAGGGTCATCCAGAGTGCTGGCCTATTATGGTTATTGTAGGGGGAACAAACAGCACAGGAACTACACAAAGCACTTAGGGAAAAATATAACAGTATAAAGCCAAAAGACTACAAAAAGAATACCATGAGCATGTTTTATAAGTGAGGTTCATCTCAGACATGGCATTGTGCAGTCAGACACAAGTACAGCTACAAGAAAGACAAGGACACTACTAAATGTATCAATCTATCCCTCTATTTTCACagcaggcttcatacattatagcAATAAGAGGAACCCTAACCCTGAACGTGACACAAGGACATTACAgaacacactcactcatacttgGCCAGGTCTATGCATAAGTTTACAATTCAAGTGGGAAGTGAAGTGCTTACAAACATCTCagggagacatggggagaacatgaatgCTCCACATAGCCATGAACCAGACCAGAACTGAACCAAAGTCACATACTATTTATTGTAAAGGCAAAAGTACAAAGAAGATGCATATTCTACCAAATCTATCCAGCAGATATCAAGTGACAAAAAAcggaaataattaaaatgacatcTAAACCAGACCAAGCAAAACTACACGACAGATTCCCACATCTGCTTATTAAATGAAGCTATAGAAAGaacattaaaatggaaaaatcttCAGTACACATTAAGCATTATAAAAGATACTGATTCTATAATGAAATTACGACGTTGCTATCACTATCAGTTCAATGCTAGGAAGGCTACAGGCCTACACCATCAAAACTAGTCAATATAAAAACAACCATTCCTCTCACTTGTTGCTTAAAAAGAGCAATGTGAAAATCCAAGACtggtcaaagaaaataaataagtaatgaaaCTTATAGGCCATGGTTAAATTGGTGAAGGTgtcaccaaaaataaaataaatgaacaggagGATATGCCGGACACTATACTAAGAGCAGCACTTCACTATGCTGCCAAAAGAGCAATGATGCCCACTCACCTCTTGGGCAGTAGAAGTCTGGGGCCCATCGGTTGCACTCATAATTGTCTGAGGCGTTTTCACAAGTAAAACACTTGAATCCCCCTGGATAGGGTGTGgctaaaaaggaaagaaacaaagatTTTAGGCTCATTGCAGCTGCAGGTTGAAGGTCTGAACCATTCAGTATATAGTATACCCTGggttattttccattttatgccttgtagtttactttacaAGATCAATATTCCTAAATTACTTTCTTTTAATGTGTTCACTGATGTCAGCCCAAACAACTAAAAAATAAGACAACAGTGCAATCGCAGTTTTTGCTGGAAGCCTCTGTCTAGGTTAATCAATCTAAGGCAAAGTTTACAGTGAAAGTAACCCACAGGCCATAATCTCATCGTAACCGGATGCTTTTAGCACAAGACAAGACAGCACTTTAGCTTTGATAAATTCACTAAATCTTGTCATCATTTCATTTAAGAATTCAAACTAAACTGAAAAACCATCTGTTACGATAAAAAAAGGTCAGTTGTTTGACGATCCCACTTAGCGCTATTAATACACTAATCTGACTAGCCCCCCGTTTCCCCACAGCTATGACAGCTGCAAGTCTGAGGGTCATCCAGATTTCAGCTCTAGCAAAGACGGACAATAAACCAGCTGACACCTCTCCCATTATGCTCTTTGTTGCTTGCCTCTTTAGTGTCATTTCATAGAATAATACAAGCATATTTAGCTCCGTGGCATGCTGTCTGGTGTGCAGCACTGGGCCCTAATCTAAACATTACAGTGATCTAACAGCTTTGTGCACAAACTAGAAGCCAGTTTAAAATTGGGGTTGGTGTGGAGTTCAAACTTTATGTAACAATTTACTTTTTAGAATCTCCTGGTTTAAGAAAGTTTCCGACAATGACGCTGTATAAACAATACATGGCTTgatttctctctccctctcctttttttctttcttcctcttggTCTAAAGTCATGTGCTTGTGTACTCGCCTTTGTATGCCGGACTGCCATATGGGGTTCCCCCTATTCTTTTAGATTTGGTCCCTTGTGTTTCAGTTCCTCATGCACAAAGGGGGAGAAAACCTGCCACACCACACTATACTACTAAGAATCTTCCTATTATGATCAAGCAAATGAAACCAGTAGAGCCCGAGGCAACTCAGAATAATACGACTGTCCTCAAGACACGTCACCAGTACCTTCAAGCTAAACTGTTGTTTAAAGAATGTGAATGTTGCTTGCAGCAACACACAGTACACAATGCACCGGCACCCTCGATGCTTTGTCACACACAACAGAAATTATCATTAGTCACCATCTTCTTCTGAGACTATACGTCTGTCTCCATGTAGTGTACCTGTAGCACGTAGGCTTTCTATCATGAGACAGGAAATTGGTAGTCAtatgctcattttcttttcttttttgttaaaatatttcctCAGTTTTTTTAACAGCTCTGTTTAGCAAACACCTAACCTCATTACATCCCCTTCAGGCTTTACTATAACAGCAGTGCTTAGGAGGGACTTTAATTGTTGTAAATGTCTGTTCAACACCGAGCAAATTCTCCCTTAGAACAAGATGTCATTGTTTCATTTCCTATTACAGGTGTACCCAATGACCCTGAACAGGGTTAAACATAGTTCAAAAATGGACTATTGTTGTAGTGTTGGAGGCTAATAAACTAAAAGCAAGTACTGATGTGGTCCGCCTTGAATTAAATTATTCAGTGGGCTCTGCAGAATTATTGCAACCATCCTTACATTTTCTGAGGCTGCTTAGTCCATTAGAAGGTTGATAGAGGGTGTGAAAATATCCTGACAGC
This portion of the Polypterus senegalus isolate Bchr_013 chromosome 6, ASM1683550v1, whole genome shotgun sequence genome encodes:
- the lypd6 gene encoding ly6/PLAUR domain-containing protein 6, whose translation is MEPWPAVAWVLLLSQIADWLKGVHCRDFTVKDIIYLHPSTTPYPGGFKCFTCENASDNYECNRWAPDFYCPRETRYCFTLHKMDSQGESISVTKRCVPLEECLSTGCTPIDHMGHKVCTSCCEGNICNLPVPRNLTDAVFATTSPLNRTNKLVHSGVLVLSCMTFMMSVLV